Part of the Candidatus Polarisedimenticolia bacterium genome, GCCGACGCACGATTCACGTTGTCCGTTTCGCGTCTCGTCTCTTCCCGCAATTCTTTCCCCCAGCCCATCTTTAGGCTCGGCGAGCTGGGGATCAGTCAGCCCCTTGGCCCGGGCGGAGGCCAGGTGGCTGTTGATGCAGTACATGCAGTTGTTAGTCACGCTCACCGCTACGTAGACCATCTCCTTGGTCAACGGGTCGAGCGCCCCCGGGGCATCACCTGCTTGACCGCCTCCGAGGTGCGCCGAAGCGGCGGGGGGTCGTGGGCCAGGGCCTTCCAGAAATTGTTCACTCAGTCGGAGCGGCGGTCGCCATGATGTCGTCGTAGACTGCTCGCACTTCGGGCGGCGCGTCCTGGTACTCGATCAATCTCACGAATCGACTCGCCAGGGAATTGGCTTGCTTCTCCGCATCTGCTAGTCGCGTGAGGCCGGACTGCTTGAGCCCGGCGAACTCCTTTGCGTCCGGCGCCTCCTTGCGCAAGGATTGGCCCGGCCCGCTGAGGTTCTCAAGCGGCGAGGTCACTGTCGTCGCCAAACAGCCACAGTTTGGGCTGCGCCAGCACTCGCGTCACGAACGCATTGTCCTGCTTCACGCGTTTAGACAACTCCTTTGACGTATAGATCGTGGGAGCGACATTCCGTCCGAGTTGTGCGGAGGCCGCTTCCAGAGCAGCGAACAGATCGGCATAGGTCAGGCGGTCGCTGACCACCATTAGATCAATGTGGCTGGCGGCGGTGTCCTGGCCTTTCGCGATTGACCCGTAGACGAAAGCCGCGCTGATGCGTCGCGAAACCGGTGCCAGCGCCGCGCGCAGCACGTCGGCAAGCCCGAATGTCTTGAGCACCACCGCTCGCAGCTCCTCGAACACTGGCGAGCCAGCGTTTGCCTGATAGTGCTTCTGCTTGCCGACGCGGGTGACCGTCACGAGACCGGATGCCTCGAGCCGGGCAAGCTCTCGCTGCACGGCACCGGTGCCGGAGCGCGCCAAGCCGATCACCTCGTTTGCATAGAAGCTCCGCCGGGGATTGCCGAAGAGGACGCCCAATACGCGCTGCTGCACCTTGGCGAACAGCGCGTCGGCCAAGCCCGGGGATGGAGTCCTCGGATGCTGCTTCCGAGCGGCGAGCTTCATTCCCATAGTGGGTATGATAAACCCCGTTCTGGGTACGGTCAAGCCACCCGGAATACCCTAACGATCCGCCGAGGTTGGGACCTCGCACCTCTCCAGGGCGGGGCTACCTCGTGTGGGAGCAAAACGGGAGCAACTGATGACGCGGCGCACACCCCACGGGGCACAGCGCGGCTCGGCCCCTGCCGGTCCCGCGAAAGACAACTGTGCGGGAACAGGCCCATGGAGCCACCACCGGCGAATCCTGGCGAGCCGTCAACGGTTCGAACCTTCAATGGCGGAACAGGAGGGACTCGTGGCCGACCGAACGATCTGCGTGGGCCAGTCTTCGGCGAGAGCTAGTCGCTCCGGCAGGGTCGGACGTGCCGAGATGAAGTAGTCGTTCCGGTCTGGCCCGCCCACGACGCTGGGCAGGGCCCGGCTGCTCCGCGTTCTCGACGTTCCATACGATGCTCTTCAACACGGTGAAAGTCCCCGACGGGACACGTTCGAACTTACATAGTTCAAGGGCGCGATTTTATACCCCGCTGACGAATTCCCGAATGGCGGCCAATGGCAGCAGTGAGCCGTGGTCGGCGATTCACCAGGTGACCCTAGGTAAGGAACGGACCCCCGCTCTCGAGCTTTTCCAACCAGTACGTCATGCCCATCTCGCCGTACATCGCCGTCGCGGTAGTTAGGTGCTCCTCGGCCTGCTTGGGATTACCCGTCCGCCGGTAGAGCCTGCCGAGGCCGAAGTGGCAGTGGGCCACGAGCGGGCGCATCTCGAGCTCGGAAGCGAGGGTCATTGCGGCGCCGTAACGCGCCTCGGCCGTCGCCACGTCGGGGCGGCCATGATGCGAAGCGATCTCGCCTAGGAGGCGGAGGGCCCACGCCTCATAGCCGCGTTCACCGCGCCCGCGAGCGAGCACCACGGCGCGGTCGGCGCAGGCGTGGGCGTCCTCGACCTGGTCCGCGAGCAGATACGCCTCGCCGAGCTGCTCGACGCTGAGCGAGTGGTAAAACCCAATCCCTGCGGATTCATAGGCGGTCAGGGCCTGCTGCAGGGAGGAGACGCCCTCCTCAATGCGTCCCGACCACGCGTACACGTGCCCCAGAGACGCCATTGCGATCGGAGTGTGACTCGTGATGTTCCACTCGCGGCACTGAGCGACCACGCGCTCGAGCAGACCGGCGGCCTGGCTCAGTTCCCCCCTATCCCACGAGGACGCTGAACGGGTGATCGAGCGCTTCGGCGATCCGGATCGCCTCTTGTCCGTGAGCGTCTCCCTCGTCGAACACGCCTCGTTCGGCGAGGGCGCGCGCCAACTGGGCACGAGACCAGACGGCGGGAGACACCACGAGGCCGAACCGCTCACGGGGCCGCTGGTCGTGTAGCGACTGCATCAGTTTGCGGCAGACATCTTCGGTCCCGCGATAGTCGCCTGAGAGATAGGAGGCGGCGGCAAGGTAGTACTGAGCTGCGATCTGGAGCGGAACATCGCCGAGGCGCTCGGCGATGGCCTCGACCGTTTGCGCAAACGTGCGCACCTCTGTTATGTGACCGCCGGTGTGCAGGTGATGGCCGCTCATATAGGCCGACACCCATCCGAGTCGTCGCGAATCGTCAAGCGTTCTGGCGAGGCCCTCGGCTTCCCGGAGATACCGCCAGACCGTCGCGAGCTCGTTCAGCGGAAAGAGCGACTGGCGAAGGTCAAGACGGAGATCGATCGCGCGCTCGATCTTCTGGCGCGCGTCGGGCAGTGGGTGCAAGGCCGCCAGTGCCTGCTCGAAGCAGGTCACCGCCTCCCGGTAGGCCGAGCGGGCGAGGGCCTTGGCGCCGGCCTGCCGGAGGTAAGTGACCGCCTTCTCCCATAGCTCGCCCCGGAAGGCATGGTGAGCCAAGCGCTCGACCTGCTCGGCCACCCGGTCGGGGTAGAGCGCCTCGAGGGCCTCCACGATCCGGGCATGGAGTGCGCGGCGGCGATCCTGGAGCACGCTCCCGTAGGCGACCTCGTGGGTGAGCGCGTGCTTGAACGTGTACTCGAGATCCCGGAAGAGGCTCCTCTCGTAGAGAAACTCGGCCGCCTGGAGTTGGGTGAGCCCCCGGCGAAGGCTGTTCTCGGGCACGTCGGCGATGGCCCGCAGGAGCGTGAACGGCACATCCTTCCCGATGACGGAGGCAGCCTGAAGCAGCCGCTTGTCCTCGGGTGGCAGCCGGTCGATACGCGCGGCAACGATCGCCTGAGCCGTCGCCGGGATCTGCCACGCCTCCGGCGCCCTCGTCATCTGATACGCCCCCCGATCCCCAACGAGCACCTTGGTCTCCACCAAGGTCTGCACGCTCTCCTCGAGGAAGAAGGGGTTGCCCTCGGTCCGCTCGATCAACGCGCGCTTGAGGGGCTCGAGCGTCACGTCCTGGCCCAGCAGGGCGGTGAGCAGCTCTTCGGCGGTCTGGGACGGCAACGGATCGATCCTGAGCTGGGTGTAGTAGGTCT contains:
- a CDS encoding transcriptional regulator, with protein sequence MADALFAKVQQRVLGVLFGNPRRSFYANEVIGLARSGTGAVQRELARLEASGLVTVTRVGKQKHYQANAGSPVFEELRAVVLKTFGLADVLRAALAPVSRRISAAFVYGSIAKGQDTAASHIDLMVVSDRLTYADLFAALEAASAQLGRNVAPTIYTSKELSKRVKQDNAFVTRVLAQPKLWLFGDDSDLAA
- a CDS encoding tetratricopeptide repeat protein produces the protein MASLGHVYAWSGRIEEGVSSLQQALTAYESAGIGFYHSLSVEQLGEAYLLADQVEDAHACADRAVVLARGRGERGYEAWALRLLGEIASHHGRPDVATAEARYGAAMTLASELEMRPLVAHCHFGLGRLYRRTGNPKQAEEHLTTATAMYGEMGMTYWLEKLESGGPFLT